CAAATGACAGGGTGTGAAGTCCACAGTGCAAATGACAGGGTGTGAAGCAGAGCTCTGAGTGATGGAGTTAATATCATTTATTCAGTGTTGCTATATATCCATAGATTCTATATCCTTCCCTGAGGCTGAAAAACTCACTCTATGTTTTTCCCCTAagggttttatttctctttggaaaGTTTGCTGTAGGGCAGAAATAATAATTTGCAAttgtatagttctctgtgttatttGGTGGGCTTCATAGTCTGGAATTATTGAATTATCTTGTGAATTCAGGCAGTGTACATAGCTCAAAGTTGacgctgctgctgctgatgatgATTGTGATGATAAGGCCCCTTTGGGCTGAGTGGAAGCCTtactgagaaaaaacaaaacaaaacctcataAACTGCAGAATGACTTCCCTTTGTAGAGTGCATACTAAGCTTGATTAGAGAGTAGACAGGTATTTGCATAGTATAATTTCAATCACAGATGGCTAAACTTGGAAAAGAACTTAGACCAATATCCTCCTATTCCATCTAAGAAACTTGCATCTCAAAGAGATGATGTAAGTATCTGCGATCACTTAGCAAGATAATGGCAGAGCCAGCATGAtaaaccagatttttaaaaattttacttttcaaaattcacgtacagtaaaatttacttttttcctttttggtaatTATACCATTTTGCAGTTCCACCAGAATAAGAGTTCCAGTTATCTACAACTTTGCCAGTACCTGTAATGGTTAGTGTTTagattttagccattttagtacgtttgtagtggtatctcattgtgtttttaatttgcatttacctaatgGCTAAAGaggttgagcatcatttcatgtgcttatttgccatatatatatcttctttggggaaatatctgttaaaatatttaatctagtttttaattgagttatttgttgcctttctgTTGAGTTCTGAGgtttatgtgtgcatgtgtgtgaacactatatatgtgtgtgtgtgtgtgtgtgtgtgtgtgtgtatatatatatatatatatatatatatatatatatgtattcaggATATTAGTACTTTGTTGGATATATGATTTGTGGCTATTTTTTCCCAGTATGTAGTTAgtcttttcatttgttgttttttttgcagaagttttttgcaaaagtttttaattttgataaagtcaaatttatcaatttttaattttatgggttGTGATTTGATGTATCTAAAaactctttgcctaacccaaggtttCAAAGATCTTCTGTGTTGTCTTCTAAGTTTAatagtttcatattttccatttaagtgtaggatccattttgagttaaattttatttaatgtatgaGGTATAAGTAGAGATtaccattatcttttttttttttttttttttttttgcttatggaTGTTCCATTGtctggcaccatttgttgaaaaggctattctttctccattgacttGCTTTTGCACTGTTGTCAAAAACCAATTTCTATTGTCTGTATCTGAAGTCTctcttctattccattgatctatttaacTGTCCTTTCATCAATACCAGACTGTCTTGTTTTGTAACTTTATAATAAttgtttgaaaaattaaatgaatcctccaattttgttcttatttttcaaaattgttttggccaCTTTAGTTCCTTtgcatttcattaaaatttagaaCCGCTTTGTCAATATCtctaacagcaacaacaaaaatcctgCTAGAATTTTTATTGCAGTTGTGTTATATtcatagatcaatttgggggagATTTGAGGAAAATTAAACTCTTAAAATATTGAGGTTTCCAATCAACACACATGGTATATCCCTCACTTATTTGCATTCTTCTTTACTTTCCTACATCCGTGTTTTTGAGTTTTCAGCAACAGATTTAGCACAtaatattttgttacatttatccctaagtatttcatgTTTTGGAGTATTTTACAcaatttttggtttcctttttctttctttctttctttttttttttgtggtacgcgggcctctcactgttgtggcctctcccgttgcggagcacaggctccggacgcgcaggctcagcagccatggctcacgggcccaaccgctccgcggcatgtgggatcttcccggaccggggcatgaacccgtgtcccctgcatcggtaggcggactctcaaccactgtgccaccagggaagcccggttttctttttctttcttttttttttttttgaattatctgGCAGGCTTGTCCATCTATGtgcttgcttttctttccttcctccttccctccctccctccctccctcccttccttccttccttccttccttccctccttctcttcctctttccaagCATGCCCAATGTATGTGCATAACAGAACCCTATAAGTATGATTATTGCAATGTCAATAGTGTTTAAATTCTAATAGTTTTCTTATGAGCATTTTTTTAACTGTATAAACTATTTATTAACAGACAACGCccacaaatttatttcttcttggacACACCCACGGTGCGGCCACGGCGGCCTGTGGTCTTGGTGTGCTGGCCTCGTACACGAAGTCCCCAGAAGTGGCGTAACCCTCGGTGGGCCCTAATCTTCTTCAGTCGCTCCAGGTCTTCACGGAGCTTGTTGTCCAGACCGTTGGCCAGGACCTGGCTGTATTTTCCATCCTTCACATCCTTCTGTCTGTTTAAGAACCAGTCTGGGATCTTGTATTGGCGTGGATTCTGCATAATGGTGATCACACGTTCCACCTCATCCTCAGTGAGCTCTCCTGCCCTCTTGGTGAGGTCGATGTCTGCTTTCCTCAACACCACATGAGCATATCTTCGCCCCACACCCTTAATTGCAGTGATGGCAAAGGCAATTTTCCACCGCCCATCGATGTTGGTGTTGAGTACTCGCAAAATGTGCTGGAACTTCTCGGGGATTACTAGAGACATGGCGGCGGCCCCAGCCACGGCGTGTCTTATGAGCATTTCTGAACATCATTGTTAAAAACCTTTTGATCTATTTCTGCTACCCCTCACCCCCTGCCTCTAGCAGCCACCAATCCTCTGTATCTATAAGCTTTTTGAAAAACagagtccacatataagagagctcatctggtatttgtctttctctggctgacttagCATAAttccttcaaggtccatccatgttgtcacaaatggcactattttattcttttttatggctgagtagtattccattgcatatggcTACCATATCTTCTTCATCTAGTCACCCATCAATgggtacttaggttgcttccatattttggctattataaataattctgcaatgaacatgggggtgcatatattttctcaatttagtgtttttgttttcttgagataaatacccagaagtggaattgctgaatcatatggtatttctatttttaattttttgaggaacttccatacttctttccatagtggctacaccaacttacattcccaccagcagtgcacaagggttcctttttcttcacatccttgccaacatttgttatttgttgtctttttgataatagccattttggcaggtatgaggtggtatcttaccgtggttttgattttcatttccctgattattactgatgcatcttttcatatacctgttggctatctgtgtgtcttctttggaaaaatgtctatttggaacttttgaaatatctgttcaaattTTGATTTTCAATTGTTCCTTGCTTACTGTAAAGaaatgtgatttattttaatgtattgacCTTGAATCCTGCAAACATGTTGAACTCACTTATTAGGTCCAGGAGCTTTCTGTAGATGCCCTGAAATTTTCTATACAGACAAGTGATGTTGCTTGTGAGTAGAGAcaacttcacttttttttcaatctgtatgtattttatttcttctattgtgCCTTATTTCAATGACTAGGGCTTTTATACAGTGTTGGATAGGAATGGTGAAAGTGGATATCCTTACCTTGGTGCCCattttagggggaaagcattaaTTCTTTGATCATTAATTATGATgttagcttcattttttttttttttagcttcatgTTTTTATAGAGATCCTTAATCAGGTTAAGGAagatcccttttatttctagtttgctaagagtttttacTGCTGTGAATTAATACTGAATTCCaccaaaaatttttctttatctattggCATGATTAATGTCATTTTCTTCCTTAGTCTGTTAATATGATGGattacattgatttattttctcGTAATGAATCAGCCTTGCATTTCTGAGATAAACCCTACTTTGTCTTAGTCTgagtttctttttatatattgctggatttgacttctgatatttcattgagGTCTTTTATATCTGTGTTTATgaaggatattggtctgtagttttcatttcttatattGTCCTTGTCTGCCTTTGTTGTCAGAGTCCTGCTGGcatcataaaatgagttgagtagtattcccttcttttctgttttttggaagaaatTGTGAGgaattggtattattattattttcttacctgcttggtaaaattcaccagagaaaccatctgggcctggaattttctttgttagaagtttaaaattatgaactaaagtttttaaatagatatagagctattcaaattatttcttgggcttccctggtggcacagtggttgagagtctgcctgccgatgcaggggacacgggttcgtgccccggtccgggaagatcccacatgccgcagagcagctgggcccctgagccatggccgctgagcctgcgcgtccggagcctgtgctctgcaacaggggaggccacaggagtgagaggcccgcgtaccgccaaaaaaaaaaaaaaaaaaaaaattatttctttcttctcgAGTGAGTTTGGTAGTGTGACTTTCAATTGGTCCACAtcatctaagttgttgaatttatggCCATAAAGTCATTCTTAGAATTCccctataattattttaatgtctgtGGAATCTGTAGTGATATATTCTGATATTGATAGTTTGTACCTTCTTTGTCAATCTGGACAGAATTCTACCAagtttgttgatcttttcaaagaagctgcttttggttttattgattttttttctgttttctatttttcctttttctttttctattttaaatttattttagtttatttatttttggctgcgttgggtcttcgttgctgcacgtgggctttctctcgttgcagcaagcgggggctactctttgttgtggtgctcgggcttctcattgcggtggcttctcttgttgtggagcacgggctctaggtgtgcgggcttcagtagttgtggcacatgagcttagatgctccgtggcatgtgggatcttcccagaccagggctcgaacccgtgtcccctgcatcggcaggcggattcctaaccactgcgtcaccagggaagccccactttttaatttttgttatttacttCATTCTACTTGCTTAAGTTCCACATGTTCTTTTTCTAGTGTCTTAGTCTAGAAACTTCAAT
This window of the Mesoplodon densirostris isolate mMesDen1 chromosome 3, mMesDen1 primary haplotype, whole genome shotgun sequence genome carries:
- the LOC132486424 gene encoding small ribosomal subunit protein uS13-like, with protein sequence MSLVIPEKFQHILRVLNTNIDGRWKIAFAITAIKGVGRRYAHVVLRKADIDLTKRAGELTEDEVERVITIMQNPRQYKIPDWFLNRQKDVKDGKYSQVLANGLDNKLREDLERLKKIRAHRGLRHFWGLRVRGQHTKTTGRRGRTVGVSKKK